One Vespa crabro chromosome 1, iyVesCrab1.2, whole genome shotgun sequence genomic region harbors:
- the LOC124432749 gene encoding transcriptional repressor protein YY1-like: MARECTEEGLVLTAMVVGVDDHVTLTSQGRLSRDRARPAILISNMASAEINMASSDIITEVEPEIQEVEIETIPVEIPCETVETTIEGDDGQPMIALQPLPEPGREEIILQTQEEIVGADPLSVYDQIPVPENDIYVESSPGPSRKGTKKARKGGASRFRTSDHAIFGEMGSETKARKWEQKQVQIKTLEGEFSVTMWASGTDDDEGSNPEPDPDYTEYMTGKSNTKFNHSGSSVSDGMPGLDLSDPKQLAEFARPGHKLKVRKPPVMDGVERTIACPHKGCTKMFRDNSAMRKHLHTHGPRVHVCAECGKAFVESSKLKRHQLVHTGEKPFQCTFEGCGKRFSLDFNLRTHVRIHTGDRPYVCPFDGCSKKFAQSTNLKSHILTHAKAKSRNAIGRQVQQIQLQQPQFVQVEVADVDNQQFIVYAD; encoded by the exons ATGGCGCGAGAATGCACCGAGGAGGGTCTCGTACTTACGGCAATGGTGGTAGGAGTCGACGATCACGTGACACTTACGTCGCAGGGCCGCTTGTCGCGCGACCGTGCGAGGCCAGCCATTTTGATTAGTAACATGGCGTCAGCGGAGATTAATATGGCGTCCTCGGACATAATAACCGAAGTGGAGCCAGAAATCCAGGAAGTCGAAATCGAAACAATACCGGTGGAAATACCTTGCGAAACGGTGGAAACGACTATTGAAGGGGACGATGGACAGCCGATGATCGCATTACAACCATTACCGGAACCAGGCCGTGAAGAAATCATTCTACAGACGCAAGAGGAAATCGTCGGCGCCGATCCACTGAGCGTGTACGATCAGATACCCGTACCAGAGAACGACATTTATGTCGAATCGAGTCCTGGACCATCGAGGAAGGGTACGAAGAAAGCTAGAAAAGGTGGAGCTTCTAGATTTCGAACGTCCGATCACGCAATATTTGGTGAAATGGGCTCAGAAACGAAAGCAAGAAAGTGGGAGCAGAAGCAAGTGCAAATCAAAACCCTTGAGGGGGAATTCTCGGTGACAATGTGGGCATCTGGAACGGACGACG ATGAAGGCTCTAATCCAGAACCTGATCCAGATTATACTGAATATATGACTGGCAAGTCAAATACAAAGTTTAATCATTCTGGAAGTTCTGTTTCCGATGGAATGCCAGGTCTCGATTTATCAGATCCTAAACAGCTAGCTGAATTTGCCAGACCAGGACATAAATTGAAAGTACGCAAACCACCTGTTATGGATGGTGTAGAACGTACAATTGCTTGTCCTCACAAAGGCTGCACAAAAATGTTTCGAGATAACAGTGCTATGCGTAAGCACTTACACACACATGGTCCTAGAGTACATGTATGCGCAGAGTGTGGAAAGGCTTTTGTTGAAAGTTCAAAATTAAAGAGGCATCAGTTAGTGCACACAGGAGAAAAACCTTTTCAATGTACATTCGAAGGGTGTGGCAAAAGATTTAGCCTTGACTTTAATTTGCGAACCCATGTCAGAATCCACACAGGTGACAGACCATATGTTTGCCCATTTGATGGTTGTAGCAAAAAGTTTGCACAATCCACGAACCTTAAATCGCACATATTGACCCATGCCAAGGCTAa ATCGCGAAATGCCATTGGAAGACAAGTACAACAAATTCAACTTCAACAACCTCAATTCGTCCAAGTCGAAGTTGCGGATGTGGACAACCAGCAATTTATTGTCTATGCTGATTAG
- the LOC124432750 gene encoding splicing factor U2af 38 kDa subunit-like: protein MAEYLASIFGTEKDKVNCSFYFKIGACRHGDRCSRIHNKPTFSQTCLLQNLYVNPQNSAKSADGSHLVANVSDEEMQEHYDNFFEDVFVECEDKYGEIEEMNVCDNLGDHLVGNVYIKFRREEDAERAVNDLNNRWFGGRPVYAELSPVTDFREACCRQYEMGECTRSGFCNFMHLKPISRELRRYLYSRKKGGKGRSRSRSRSRGRDRKRRSRSRDRRSRSKDRRKGRDDKGRDGRSGRY from the exons ATGGCGGAATATTTGGCATCTATATTTGGTACTGAAAAAGACAA AGTaaattgttcattttattttaaaatcggTGCTTGCCGTCACGGTGACAGGTGTTCACGAATTCACAACAAACCTACTTTCAGTCAG ACATGTTTATTGCAAAATCTTTATGTAAATCCCCAAAATTCTGCAAAAAGTGCAGATGGTTCTCatt TAGTGGCAAATGTATCAGATGAAGAAATGCAAGAACactacgataatttttttgaagATGTGTTTGTGGAATGTGAGGATAAATATGGTGAGATTGAAGAAATGAATGTTTGTGACAACCTCGGTGATCACTTAGTTGGTAATGTATACATCAAGTTTCGAAGAGAGGAAGATGCTGAAAGAGCTgttaatgatttaaataatcgaTGGTTTGGAGGAAGACCAGTTTATGCTGAACTCTCTCCTGTAACCGACTTTAGAGAAGCTTGCTGTCGTCAGTATGAAATGGG TGAATGCACACGTTCAggattttgtaattttatgcACTTAAAACCTATTTCTCGAGAATTGCGACGCTATTTGTATAGTCGTAAAAAAGGTGGTAAAGGTCGATCTAGATCTCGGTCAAGATCACGTGGTCGTGATCGAAAACGCAGATCTCGATCAAGGGACAGAAGATCGAGATCAAAGGATCGTCGAAAGGGAAGAGATGATAAAGGTAGAGACGGCCGATCTGGAAGATACTAA